GAATTATATAAAAACTAATGAAACAAGTAAAGTCACcgacacctgcagctatactagtggacctacTCCAGTTATGTTGACACTGTATCAGCtaaaaaagaaataaaaagtgttccagtatagctgcaggtgtaggtgacttcctttgtttcattactttttatataATTCTATGAGTCCTATAAAACTACAGTATTGCATGGACCCTAAACTGTTAGAACACACTGCCACTGTCTTAACGATCAGAGCACGTGTCCTTTAATGACCTAGTAGCAAAAAGCTGCAGTTTTACTGTAGAAAGCTAGTCATGACAAACCATGCTCCTTAGTATATGTGTAACTCACTCAAGACAATCAGAAgaattaagatactctaataaagcagtccaGCTGCATATTTATAACTATatcaaaaaagttaacaaactagtattaaatactagttaaagcaccgccgcacgtacaatatggaaataaaagcacaaggacatgagctatattaggctcgagaccatgcccgaatgcttttattttcatattgtacaagcgtagcagtgctttaactggtttagagTGCTTTCTTGTCGTCTTGTTTGGAGCATTCGTTTCGTGAATTCGAACCGCgtcagttttcagccatcagacaatcggtAAGTGTCTATGTAGTACAGTTGTGGTAGTAATACAAGCAAATAGTATCTTTTCGGCTACTTTTGGCGATTAGAAATGTTACGCACGTGATCTTGTTTTCgtatttattttccaatcaaTGCATAACTGTTCCTTATTTtccataactgtactttattgtgacgcaaatggaaaatatagcacaatTGAATGTGCTACGGAAAATAGAGCATTCTTTTTGCTTTGATCTCACCAACGCAAAGTACATTAATTTAAAGATAAAGTAGGGTTTAACTATACGGGCTTGATATCTTTCCTGCTCAACATTGTTTATAGGCCTGAAATGTGCCTTTTCATCTACTACCACAGCTACAATATAGGTAcaggtacatgtacatgcatcatggacttgcctttttGTTTCCAATGCATTTCTTACTGCATTGCTGCATAGGATTTGTAGGTGGTGAGGTAATGGTTTCCTCTGCTGACTATCATGAGAATTGTCTGTTAATTCTATAGTCAGGTGATTGGCATTTCTCATATACTGTTCTTCATCTGTAACGCTGTATAATGGGCAGAACATAGCTGGAAATGAAACAAAATGGCCACGTTGCTTTTCAgtgattgatagttggggcactcATTCAGTTGTGCAATTAATTTCATGATGAAgcaggcaccattctttctgGTACTGTATATACGCTGATTCACCaggcataaaattaatgatgaaaATATAGACAAacaagggatcatagaaatgaaacaagggaggtcccttgcacacctgcagctatactatagTGGGCattcaatccctacttcagtcatggataTGCTATGTCAGGCTTTGAGTAGAAATTAAACGTCCATTATAGTATAGCTGTGGGTGCATAAGCAACTAACCTTGATTCATGGCTTtctatttctgtgatccctgttaatttttccttatacttgttttgtAACTagttttatttacaaaaaaacttGATTCAAGAAAATCTTTTTATGTACCTATGAGTTAGTATTTCAAAAGATTGAGATGCAGCTCTTCCCTTGTTTCTAACCAGTATAATTGTTCCAGATAAGATTTTAGGTGTAGAAAAGTGCCTTTTAACTACCTGCTGTCATGGAAGTATTGATGTAAGCCTACACCCTGTAGCTATAGAATCGTATGGTGGTAAAAGAAATTTTGTTCAGTATGAATTATATGTAAATATTACACAGAAAACTTTTTATCACGAATCTTTGTTTAAAATACCTCTGCTGAACTGCACTTGGCAGAGGTTCAGCTTGACtaatgtgtttattttattttgtatcCATTTAATGTGTTCGTTTATGTGATAACACAactgaaaaaaaattttttttgcaagtgtgcggaaacacgaagaagaataagaagaaaaaaaactgaaactggctgctcgtatctcagaaatggctagagcgatttccttcaaatttggaatgtggactcccctagctggcgggcaactctacagcaaatttggttccaatcggataaggtatcactgagatacaaaggtgtgaaaatgatgttttctttcttcctgtcaatctacccatggtgtggtgtgctggcttcttgggccgcacgacacactatcgtgtgtcttgatttaaatAGTTTAAATACAATAATTTCCTAATGTATGTAATTTACTATACTTTCTTACAGAAATTTACTGACTTAATCAAAAGTTCTggtcccttttcctatgccccctcacataattatatgtaatttGACTTTATCCTATTCTGTGGTGTTGCTATTTTAGTCTAGTATCTGACTTCACCACACACATCCGGCTAAAAAAGGGCCAAAAAGCAAGTTGTAAATGATTTTTTGTCTAGCTGTAAATGGTGATGTAAAATCTATATTTGGTTGTGCCTTTCATGAAGGGAAACTTAAATATaagcatgcatgtagctatagccaaATGTTTATTCCACAAAATACTAAACATTCCCTAACAACATATCATCTGGTATTCCCCTTGTTAATAATAGTACAATGACATCATAAACTTATTAGGCTTCATTGTTGAGGTGTAGTGGTATAAACAAATGAATTCTACTTATGTTACAGCTAAATAATATTCATTGTTAATTTCATTCCTTAAAAAGGAAATTCACACATATATCCATAATATCTCCACACACAAAAAATACCTTCTCTTACAAACACATCATGCATGTGATCCCATAGTAAACACAAATCACAATGAAAACATTGCTATTTATGGCAGTATATTTGCTGTTGTATACTCATTACTAGCCATAAAGCAGTTTAGAATGTTGAAGCTCCATTTCTTAGCACATTTCATTGGGCTGCTTATATTTGCAAGTATCCAGCCAGGATGGACTGCTGAAATAATAGCTGATATAGAAAATGATCGATCAGCTGCAGATCTAGAGTATTGTTTTGTGAATGATTCTTTGATTAGGAGAAAAGTTGATGGTGCTTTACTAAATATCACACAGGAGATTGGTCAGTGGTTACTAATGGCATATTTATGCTAATGTTTCCTATAAATGGATCAGATTACAATAATTCTACAGATGATGTCTATAATCCTGACATAGTTATATATGCTGTACGAGTCTCCATTGATTGTATTATCATTTTATTTGTCATTGGCACTATTGGCCTACACTTGTTTTTCAAAGAATTACAAACTGTGTCTGGTGTGTTAATCATCATGTTCAGCTTTATTTCACTTGTGACACACATCATAGGACCTGTCTACAGCCGCTACCAGTTTACACATAGAGTCAATGACAATGATGAAATCTGAGCAATATTATTATGCATAAGAATTGTTTTGCTGTTTTTGTCTCGGTTTACAAGATTCACCATCTTGTTTCACTTTACATATCTCATGTATAACTCTTACAGACTGAAATCAGATGGGCCTAAATTTGATGGAATGTTGATGTGTAAATATGTGTCATTTATCATTTTAAtgactactgtatatacattAATACTCATACCATATGATTTAGCTGTGACCAGAACTGCCTTCACTACCATAAGTGGGTATTGTTCAATTATTTTTCTTACTGATGGTGTATCTGTGAAGATCTTTTTTGTACAAGTTATTATACTTTTTATTTTAGACCTAACAGTATTTGTTATAGGAATAACATTATACTTTAAGGTCAGCAAAGAGTTTTGTAAGTTAAAATCAACCAATGTTCGTGTTAGTCTCACGCTGGTATCCACAGCTGGAGTAGATACTTTCTTGTTCTTAGTACTCTTCTCATTGAGACATTCAAGTGAAGTGGCTGCTCTGGCTGCCTCTGTTGGAACATGTTTACAGCATTCTTGTTTGTTCATGATCTTCTTAACATCAATGAAAGTTAAATGTGCTAACACTTTGCCTACTACCTCATAATATAACATTATTTTCTTGTGTGTTAACTTCATATTATATTAAAAGTAGTTGACTGTAAATTATTATTGTACCAACATAATTGTACCTAagaaatgtacataattatactgcgtTATTTATTTTGAGATGTCAAGGGAAAACTTGAAACtaaagtatatagctagctagctattgataGCTATAATATATTGTGCGATAATCATCACTGAAATGTTACCTTACCCTACCCTACTAGGACAGTCGCTACTGTAATAGAGCGGTCATTTCTGTAGTCTTAGAAATGTGAATACAAATCCCTGTATACACAATTATGATACTTTCAAAATTAGTTCAGGAAACTCAACGTTTATATACCCAAGAGTCTATGTAATTCTGGTAATGATAGCACTGCCCTTCATTCGGTTAAGTGCACTACATAATTGCAATTACTCAACAATTATCAGTttatatttgtacaaaaatgcTATACAAAACATTCTAAATAGCTACTGTCCAAGCTGAATGCAACTACTGTTCATGGCCTATTAACCATTACTGCACATATAACTCTAGGTCAGCAACATGAATTCCTTCATCACGATAAACCTGATCATGACAAATTCTGGCTTCAATTTGGTCGTTTGCTTTCCCAGGTATGTTTCGATAGAAATAAGGCATGCCAGCTTGGGAGCAACAGCTGTTTCCTGCACTGCATCCTTTGCCATCCCATAAAGGGTCTGTGGTGTATGTTGTAGGAGTATCTGCTGCTCCGGTGCttcctgattcacagtaatagtGGTCATACACATAACTAGGAGGATTTAATCCAGGGTATCTGGCACATGGACAATTGACACCATTGATGTTATGATCTGAACTGTATCCACATGCATATGTCCAGAGATGTTTACGGGGTGACCCATAAGTAATAGAGACTCCATCCACATATGGACCATCGATAGCCTTTGATGGGTAAGTTTTGTAAACAAAAGTGTTAAACCCATCCGGAGTTCCCTTTTGATATCCAACCACTTTCCCACAAACATGTTGGTAGGGAATGCCATTGTTGTTAAAGACAGCAGAAAAGCAACCTGCACTGCCATCGGAAGATCTGCATGCTTTCACCGGAGATGCTGTCTGCTTCCATCCTGCAGGACACTGGTCACCATTGTTAATGTAGCCAATCCTCATCCATCCACCTTCTTTTCCACCACAGGTAAGCTCCATATCGCAATACACCTGTCAGTGTATACATGAGTTACAAGTTATATCACAAAACTAGTGCCTTACCTTAATAACTTGAGTGGTGGGTTTGATCCAGTAAAATCCTGATTTCCCATGACTTGCGTAGTTGTAAGTGTATATCTCCCTGCAGGATTTTGCAGGAAAGAGGGGCTGCATTCCCAAGCTGTTGTAGAAGTTGAGCAGTACTTGATCATCTACTGCTGAACAGGTTGCTGCTGCCAGCAACATGATAGAAAGGTAGTACATAACCATCATCTCTTAGAGAAACTGTTATTCTGTTAATAACAACTGTAAGAACTGCCACTTGCTGCTTGCTTTTATAGTAGCATATAAAGGAAGTGGGAAGATGATGCTGTTTTTTGTTGTACCTTACCATACTATTCTAACCTCAAGATTGCTGTCTGTCTCAACACCTTCCTATGTGTAATGACTTGAGATTCCATAACATTGTGTTCAGTGCCTAAGTATGAAGAATGACGAATGGTACTATAAtaatagtgatgatgatgatgataaatgGATTCAGCCTTAATGTCATAAGCAAAATGATTAGAATTTTACAAGTCAAATGTGTTGTACTGACTATATATCATTAAAGTTGATTGAAAACTTTAACTGAATGTCTAATgttggtcacataattatatgagtTGTCAAATGTAACATTATTCCGGACTGGTTCTCTAAAATCCAGTGATTGATATATATATCTACTGTAATTTATCCATTAAATGACTCCCCTGTTCTATTGTTAAACCCCATAGAAGGGTTCAAAATCTGGTGGCATATTGCAAGGAAAATTACAGTACTGTAGAAACACAAGGAGTGAAATGGAATATGCATTCTCACAATATAACTCATGCTTACTATTAGCACAAACTGAATAATGTTTTTGCTGCAATAGTAGAACATGCTTTATAGTAAAGTAGTCCTACATGGTTTTTCCTCTTAATGCTACAGTGACAGATTAAAAACTAGAAAGCATAGTAGTGATGGGAGATTGCAACTGAGACCAAAGCTGTTATATATCACTAAATCTTTGGCCTGCTACTTACTAATGTGAAATCATTTCATAAAACACAAACAGTATaaataccatatatggttatttgtatagtttactGACCATATCctcaactataatattatactcctTAAAATTATTTACTGCATGGATCTCCTCAATGAGGAAAGAAACAAATGTTTACTTACGAGGGAATTATATTCTCCTTACCAGGATACATCAAACAGAGAATTGATGTGAAGATTTCCCTGCTATACAGTCTTTCAGTATAATCTTCTTGTAATTCAACTTGTCGCCTAGCTTCATTAGCAGATTGAGAATCACCTAACTACTATACGAAGTACACGAGAACACATCATAATTTATTTTGAATACAGGGATCAAAATATGATGTGCCTTCAAAATCTAAATATTATAGTCAGTAGCAGAAACTTGATGTCTATTAGATTAAGCCAATTTCTTTGAAAATATAATTCACCTACATGCAGTATTCTAAATGCATCATTAAGTTTTGCTGTGTACCAGACAACCATACAATGAGCACACTGACTGCATGAACCCCATCATACCTACATTACATGTCAGTAATTCAGAAAAAAATATAAATTTGCTGGTGGGTCAAAGTCTCACCACTGGCATATGGTGGTCAGGTGAGTAAGCAAACTATAGCCTACATAATTGTTTACCACTGTTGACATTTCCTTAATAACagtacatgtttgtttgtgtCTTAGTGGTTTAGTATAATGAACAATGGTTGAATATAACATCATAACTTTGTGTACATTGTGGATCAGTGTTGCAAATCTccttatatatactgtacttttATTCTCCTGTAGCATAGTGGAGTCATCTAATGCATGTTTTTAGATAAACTGTTTCTAGACCAAAGTATGAGGAATTCTTTTATCCTCATTGTAAAGAAATATGTAAAAACCTCTTAAATACATTATACAATACATCACTCAAAAACAAGAGCTGTATGTCTACTCAGATTTATAGCAATCATGAATATCCACTTTAATCCATACTACTGTTAATTATGATATAGTAGGATATGATATCACTTCTTAACAATGTGGTCATACATGTAGGCTGAGCTCTTATGATGATATTATCTACAGCTCAAAATGCCTTACACAATATTGACTTTCATTTGTATTAAAATCTATTACTAAAGGGATGTGTTATAGTCTCGCCAACCAGCCTTTTTTGTCATTTGGTCCACCAAACGATAAAAGAAgaaatacaggctggctggcaaGACCATTCCATGTACCCACACCCAAATTTTGATTTGCAAGACGTAAGTACAACAAAGAAAATACATCTACTGTAGAATCACAGAGAGTGAAATATTGTCCAAACAAATGGTACACCATTTTAACAACACAAGCTTACCATTATGCTTTTGTTAAATATTGCAATAACACTGCATAGTGTGATTTTCTTACTATGTATGACAACCACACTAAAATAGTACCAATTTCCTCTTAATGCTATGCTgcctataattatgtacaattgGCAATGGAGTAACAGGTATCATGCCTTGCCAGTTGTTAATTAATGTGCAAATCATTTTCACAAGTAAGGTGACGGTACACCTTTTTAATTTAGATTGAGTGTAGCTATACCTTTTGGATTGAACAATATAAACTACTTAAAACTAGATATAGctacatttttttttgtaaatgcaTAACTGTTATAGTTTATGTCTCTAAACTTTGCCAATTCTTCCCTACACTTTTTTTGTACCCAACCAGCAGTACACTACTGTGACTTGTTCAAGTGAATAccttaggccacataaacttaataatTAGTTTCTCATCATTCGTACCGCATTGAGGATTTTTGACTAtactggtggctgagtgcagccaTCTAGCACCTTTTATTTAAAGTTGGTACCTAGCTAGGGTAGTTTAAGAAAATTGAATTCCGAATCCTTTACACTGTAATTACCACTATATGACTCCCTTGTTCTATTGCTAATGGCACTAAAAAGTATATGCAAAAAAACTGACCAGCTCATACATTGCTTTACCTTCTTATGCATTCATATATTAGAAAATCTTTCCACCCATTCCTCCATAGAAGGGCTCAAAATTTGGCCACCATATTACAAGGAAATCTGCAGTATTGCATGTAGAAACACAGTGAAATGGAATATACATTTTCACAGTAAAAATCACTGTAATTCATGCTTACCATTAGATAGCACAAACCGAATAATGTTTTTGCTGCAATAGTAGAACATGCTTTATGGTGAAGTAGTCCTGCATGGTGTTTCAGTGATGGATCAAAAACTAGAAAGCACAATAGTGATGGGAGATTGCAATTGAGTCCAAAGCTGTTATTGCTAAATCTTCCATAAGTCCTGGACCATCAGTCTGCTACTTACTTATGACAGTGAATACCTTATATGGTTATTCGTATAGTTTACTGACCATATCCTCAACTATATACTCCTTAAAATTATATTTACTGCTAAAAATGAGGAAAGCTAATGTTATAGACCAAATGTTTACTTTCAATATGTTACAAGGAAAAAGTTGTTGGTAATGAATACCTTATATggttatttgtatagtttactGACCATATCCTCAACTATATACTCCTTAAAATTATATTTACTGCTAAAAATTAGGAAAGCTAATGTTATAGACCAAATGTTTACTTTCAATATGTTACAAGGAAAAAGTAAATGTAATTTGGTGAAGCTGAAGGTGAAGCTGAAGGTTGGCTTGCCACCCCTTCTAGTGGCTGATGTCATCTTTGCTTTCATTATTTTCACCAAATGTACTGGTGACTTCTTTGCTGCCACCACGGAAAGAAAGTAAGGTGGAGGATTGTCTGAAGTCAACATGCTTGAACTGGCTACATTAAGAACTTAGCCAGTACGAACTACTCCAGCAGATGGTTGACTGCTTATCATAGCATGTTCAGTGGTGGTGGGACCCTTCACAATATGGATGCAGTAGGGGGTCACCGAGCTCAGGTTGAAGTGGCCAGCTTGATCCACTCAGAAAGAACAACCATTTTGTCCATACTATACTGGTAAATATGATATAAACAATGTGGGCACACAGCTCTTATGATATCATCTACAGTTTAATGCCTTACACACTGTCTTTCATTTGTATTAAAATCTACTACTAAAAGATGTGCAAGTAGACTCACAATTATCAACCATGTAATGTTGGCATTCCTTGCAGTCCTGTTTTGCTAGCTGTACTGGCACACCCTTCCATGCACCAAGACcaaaaaattccaaaatttgaTTTGCAAGGCGTAAGTACAACAAAGAAAAATACATCTACTGTACAATCACAGAGAGTGAAATATCATCCTCACCATTTCATCACTGTACACCACATTAATTAATTGTAACTCAAGCTTGCCACTatgctttttaaaaataatacagCATGTTTTGTGATGGAATAACACTGCATAGCGTGATTTTTGACGCATGAAGAGTGAGTGTATAGAGCTAAAATTATACCTGGTAACCATGTCAGTTTTTCTCCACCTCGGCTTTTCaagcacactttatgtaacaactttaaacaggctgtaggaccaggtatcaCACAgggaccttcagcacttgtgctgtaaagcctaataaatagattttaaaaatttaaaaatttcctCTTAATGCTATGCTGCCTATATTCAGACCTATAATTACAATTGGCAATGGAGTAAAAAGTTTCATGCCTAGCCATTTGTTTAACTTGCTCAAATGTGCAAATGGATTTTCACTGGTGCCCAGATTGAGTGTATACCTTTTTGATATGGCCTGAACAAGATATATATTCTTGTGCAAAGTGCACAACTGTTATTTATGTGTTTGCATAACTGTTATTTAGCTATGTCTTAGAACTTTGCCAAACCTTTTCTAGTATTTCTCAAACAAAATTGAATACCTTAGGCCTAACCGCTTAAAGTAATAATTTGTTTTTCACCTGCACCACCATTTTCTTTACAGCATCAAGGATTGTTGCACTACTGATGGCTGAGTGCAGTTATtcagcaccttttaaagtttaagaaaattgcattttagTCAGCTATCCAGTTAATGAAAAGTACACCCTCCCACGCTGCTATTTTGTGTATTGGAGGATGAGAAATAAAAAATTAAGTTCATGTGGCCTTATGTGGTTATTTATAGTGTATTGTGAGATCATAATAGAATGACTATATCCTCAACCAGCTATACTTCTTTAAATTGTTTATTATACATGGATATGCATGTTGACGCTATAAGAGCAGGAAATTCTGGATCTCAGGAGTGTGAATGTTTATACATTTTTGGTGGCAAGTTGTCTAGTGATTGATTTTATCTGTAATCAAGCTTTAATTCATTAGCCTTCTTGCAAGTCCCAAATGGAATATAGTAACCTAGTTACATTAGACTGAGAATTTCTTCTATCTCACTGAAGTCCTACATTATTAAAAAGTAGAagatggtagttaaaccccaggaATGGAAATTAAATCCCAGTAGGTGAGAATCTTTTAAAGGTGACTTGCACATTCAGTTGAAAATCTTTTTGGGTTATGATATCACTTTTTGTTTATATACGATGTGGCAACAACTTGAATAATGATATCATCTACAGTTATGCTTTACGTATTAGTGTTGCAGTTCTACAGACAAATACATAATTTTCCCAACCCAAGACAACTACAACATGCTGGCATCCTCATGCTTTGCACAATGGCTCACGATCAAGACTGCTTTATCATTTAATCAAGCCTTCCTCTAATACAAACTTAATTGCTACAAAAAGAAACAT
This portion of the Dysidea avara chromosome 12, odDysAvar1.4, whole genome shotgun sequence genome encodes:
- the LOC136240989 gene encoding uncharacterized protein, whose amino-acid sequence is MMVMYYLSIMLLAAATCSAVDDQVLLNFYNSLGMQPLFPAKSCREIYTYNYASHGKSGFYWIKPTTQVIKVYCDMELTCGGKEGGWMRIGYINNGDQCPAGWKQTASPVKACRSSDGSAGCFSAVFNNNGIPYQHVCGKVVGYQKGTPDGFNTFVYKTYPSKAIDGPYVDGVSITYGSPRKHLWTYACGYSSDHNINGVNCPCARYPGLNPPSYVYDHYYCESGSTGAADTPTTYTTDPLWDGKGCSAGNSCCSQAGMPYFYRNIPGKANDQIEARICHDQVYRDEGIHVADLELYVQ